A segment of the Candidatus Omnitrophota bacterium genome:
TTTTCTCGCAGGGACTTTAAATTATCCCCTGCTTTTAGGGTGTGTGCTCGTCAAATTTTCCTCGCCCACACCCACTCGCGGGGTCCCCTTTCAAATACTGCTCTAAACCAAGCCAAGCTATCCGCTGAAAATAACCTGTTAATATATAAATGAACCTGGCGGTTTTCGAGCGAACGTTAGTGTTTAGCGGGTGACGCGGGAGATGCCTCGAGCCAAATTTGGCGAGAGGCGCTCACGCGGCAGGACCCGCTACCTCATAAGCGAGAAAAGCGGCAGATTCATTTATTAGTTTTCGCCTTTTATAATTCCCTTAATCATAGCCGCGATGTCTTTCGCGGATTTTATTACTTCTTTAGAAGGAGAAGCGCCGAAATCAAGCGCCTTTGGCTGGATACCGATAATGATTACTTTGCAGCGGAGAGATTTAACCAGATAATCCGCTATTATTTTCGGCGGCAGCTGATGGGTGCAGAACGAAATGCCACCAGTCTCACCCGGGTCAATCAGGGTAACCGCGCCTGGCTCCTTTTGGCCGTCAGCGGCATCCACTATTATAATATGCGTGGGGCAGAATTTTTTTATTTCTCCGGTGAGGTTCTCCGGCGCGGTATTGCCCAAAAAAACTTTAAGCCGCGCGCGATTATCCGATTCTACGCAAGCTTTCTTTAGTTCGCCGGCCACAAGTAAACCCACTGCATCGTCTGCGCGTAAATCCGAGCCTACGCCCAATACCGCGACCCTTTCGGCGCCTTGCAGTTTATTTTTTAGAGTTGTTTTCAGGCTGCGCACGAAAAACCACCCTTAATTTATGTGCATCTAACTGCGTTAACTCTACGTCTTTTGTGGATTCAAGTGCCTTTTTAGGGCAGGAATCAACGCACTGACCGCAATATATACACCTGTCTAATTCTATAACCGCTTCAAATTTGTTATCCTCTAACTTATTAATCGTAATGGCCTGCGTCGGGCAATCCCTCATGCATAATTTACAGCCGATGCACCTTTCAGGATAAAATTTAAGTTTACCGCGAAAACCCGGAGGCATCTGTAGTTTCTGCGCCGGGTAAAGATTAGTAGCAGGCTTTTTCATAATATGGTTTAAAACCTCTTTGAGCATTTTCCCCGGCCTGATCATAAGAGTATCCTCTTTAATACCAGGTTGGCTAGAAGCTGCAGGAGCGCAATCGGGACCATAATCTTCCAGCAAAAATTAATCATCTGGTCAATACGTAAGCGCGCAAAAATAGTCCTGAGTAAAGAAAGCAAGGCTATAATAAAAAATATTTTTATTACAAATACGGTAAATCCCAAGAAGGGATTTAGCATTAAGCCAAACGGCAGGAATACCGCTGCCAACAGCGCAGAACCCACTACCATTTCTATATCTAAAGCCATCCTTAAAAACGCCAGCAGTTTACCGCTGTATTCCGTAAGGCAACCGGCCACAATCTCCGTTTCTGCTTCAGGGATGTCAAAGGGCGTTTTTTCCAATTTACCCAATAGCGCAATTAACGACACAACAAAACCGATCAGGTTAAACAATAGGTAATAGGGGTGCTGGTTATAAAAAATAGTCATTTCAGATAATGACCAGCTATCCGAAAGCAGCGCCGCAGACAATATCCCTATGAATAGCGGCACTTCATAGGCAAATAATTGCGTAATCGCCCGCACAGAACCGACCCTGGCAAATAAAGAAGTGGAATACCACCCGCCGATAAAAAACGCCAGCGTAGGCAGGGTTAAAAGATAAAGTATAACTATAATATCCCCGCTAAAAGAAAATAATGGCTCTGTTTTCCAGAGAGGGATATAAAAAAACGCAGTTACCGCTGCAGTCAGGGCGAATAAAGGCGCCAGAGAAAACATCCGGGAATTAGCTTCGCAGGGGATTAATTCCTCTTTGCCTAAAAGCTTAAGGAAATCTGCGCAGGTCTGAAACCATGGCGGGCCAACCCTGTTTTGCAGCCTGGCATGCAGCTTTCTGTCGATAAACTCGGCGGCCAGGCCGAAAAGAACCAGAAAACATAATCCGGGAAATATTAGAATCGCAAAGAGTGCTTGAATCATTATCCCTTTATCCTCTCTGAAAACTTTTTATTTAATGCACGGAAATCTATACCGCGGCTGCGGTGCCATTCTATACTATAGGAATGCAGTGCCTGCCAGCTGATAACCTCATTCTTTCTCTTATTCGGATATTCAATTGTAACTAACCTATCAGTGCAGGAAAAACAGGGGTCTATCGCGGCTATCACAATAGGCATATCCGCAAGATAACGGTCCGCGAGCATATGCTTGACTGCCTGAATATTGGCCAGGGTGGGTGCCCTGACCTTGACCCTTTCGGGTTTCTCCGTACCGTTTGATTTAACGTAATGCACATCCTCCCCGCGCGGGGCTTCGTAACGGCTTAAGGCCTCTCCGGCAGGAATCTGACGGGGCGCCTTTATTGAGATAGGGCCATCAGGCATTTTCTGCAGGACCTGACGGATTATCTGGTAAGACTCCATCAATTCTTTTACCCTGACGATTGTCCGGCCATATACATCATTATGCATATCAGTAACCACCTCAAAACGGATATCGCCGTATGCCGCATAATGGTCATCGCGCCGGACATCACGGTTTACGTTTGAGGCGCGGGCAGTCGGCCCGACCGCATCCAGCCTTAGCGCATCCTCATAGGATAATACCCCTACTCCCGATAGCCTCTTTCTGATAGTGACTTCTTCTGTCGCCACCTCGATATAATATTTTGTCCTCTCCTCCAGGGTCTTTATTCCGCCTAATACCTTCTCTGCCTGTTCGCGGGTAATATTGCGCCTGACCCCGCCGATGGTATTTATGCCGTAATTCACGCGGTTACCGGTCAACTCCGCCAGCATATCCATCACAATCTCCCTGTCCCGCCAGGCGTACATCAATAAAGTATCAAAACCTATTTCATGCCCGGCTACCCCCAGCCAGAGCAAGTGGCTATGGATACGCTCTAATTCTGCGATTAAGGTGCGGATATAAAGGGCCCTCTTGGGTACCTCTAATCCGGCTATCTCCTCTACCGCCTGTATAAAACAAGTGGAGTGCGAATGCGAACATATGCCGCAGATACGCTCAATAAGATACATATCCTGTATATATGTCCTCTCTTCACATGCCTTCTCTATTCCGCGATGGTTGTATCCCAGCCTGATATCCACGCCCATAATCTTCTCGCCCTTCAACGCAACGCTGAAACTCTCCGGCTCTTTCAGGGCAGGATGCTGCGGGCCAAGGGGAATTTTAAATTCATTGGAATTATGCATGGTTACTCTCCTTTTTATCCGCTTGCGTATCCGGCTTCCAATCTTTACGCAGAGGAAATTGCCCGGCCGGCCAATCATCCGTTAAAGGATAACGGTTCCCTTCTGGCAAACCCACAACCTTTGCGCCGAATAAATCTACTAACTCCCTTTCGTAAATCTCTGCGCCGGGAAAATAAGGAGTGATGGTTTTTAAAACAGGGTTATCTCTGGATACGCTGATTTTAATGTTCAGGAGAATTCCCCTATCCTGCGCCAGGTGATAAATAAAACTTAACTTATCCTGCTCATCCAGCCCGGTAATAGTGCACAAATGCGGAAATTCTAATTTCTCTACTGCATAAGAAAGGACTGGCGCCAGGTTATCCGGGCTAAGCTCAAGGAATATGCGCTTTGGCCTGGGGATGATAATCTTACCTTCCAGATAACTGAATTTACTGGTTAAGTCCGCCCTGATATCTTCTTCCTTGGACATTGAGCGCCTCCCTTATTTTTTATTACCGTCATCAAGGCTGGCCAGTAATTTTACTACGCCGTCGATGATCGCCTTGGGGCTGACCGGGCAACCGGGTATATAGGCTGAGACAGGAATAGTAGAATTAATCCCTGCCTTTACATTATAGCAGCCCTTAAAGACCCCTCCGCTGCAAGCGCAGCCGCCTACTGCCACCACAAACTTAGGTTCAGCCATTTGTTCGTAAATCCTTACCAGCCTCTCCTCTATTTGTTTTGTTACCGGCCCGGAACAAAGGAGCACATCCGCATGCCGGGGGGTGCCTTTAAGCTGCACCCCAAAACGCTCCAAGTCATAACGCGGGGTGAGGGCGGCAATAATTTCTATATCGCAGGCATTGCATGCGCCGGTATTAAAATGGAGTATCCAGGGAGATTTTATCCTCGCCCAGTTGACTGCCTTCTTAACCATGCCCATCAATCAATCCCTCAATAAAATTAATAAGCCGATTACTGCTCCCGTGATATAGATTACCGCTATCGCCAGCGTCTCTACGGTCTCCCGGGGTACGCTGGTAATAATCAGCGTAGTTACGTGCGCCAGGGTAAAGAAAAAGGCAAAAGGGAAAAAAGTGCTGTAGTCCGGCTGAGTCATATGGTCGTAATTTTTCTCGCCGCAGGCATAAGGCTGACCCGAGCCCGGTGCTGCCTTACCCGCACGGAAGGAAATCCGGGAGAAGATACGCGAGAGTAACCAGGAGACTAGAAGAATTATCAGAAAAGCTACCGGCGGGCTCAATAACCATTTAACCATATTTAACCTTAACCTTTTATTTCCCTGATATTCCTGACGTCCAGGGAATTATGACGGCTGCGGATACCCAGCACTATGCCTACCGCTACCGTCATCACCACCGCCTCTATGACTATCAGCGTGATCACTAAACTCTGGGTCAATGCCTCATGCCCGTTAATATATCCGACGACTATCAAGAGAAGAGTTGCGGCTTTAATCAGAAGCTCAAGGCCAATCAATACCCTGATAAGATTATAGGTAAGAAAGACGCAATAAAAACCGATGATGGAAAGCATGATAATAAAAATACCGAAAGACCAGAATAAACGCAGGATTTCGCTACTCATTTTTTTTCACCTCTTTAAATAAGATGACCACCCCGAAAACTCCGGCCAGAAGGATTATAATCTGGCCTAATAGATCCAGCTGCCTTAAATTCCATAATATTAACCGGGCATCTTTTTCTGCCGCAGCAGCGGGCAAACTCCAGTCTATTTTTATCTTGATAAAACTTATGGCAATGCCTGCGGCTACGACGCAAAATGGCAGATACTTAAACCTGGCCAGCCGCTCTTTCATATGCTTAAGTATCTCCTCGTGGGTCAAAGGGTGAGTGAGGCTAATAGTGCTGATGAATAATACCGAAATCAAACCCGTGCAGACCGAAAGTTCAAAGACTCCTGCTAAGGGCGAATCAAGCCGGAACATAAGTATGGACAATATTGCGCTGGTCAGGGCCAGGCCGATGGCAGAACGTAAGAGGCTCCTGGTCATCACCGTCCAGAGGCCGGCTAAAATCAAGGTAATCAGAATAAAGGTATTTACTGCCACGCTATCCCCCGAAAATATTACCTATCGGTAAAAGAAAAGTATTCAACAGCAAAGGAAAACACAGGCCCACCCCCACTATTACCGTTGCCAAGATGAC
Coding sequences within it:
- a CDS encoding hydrogenase 3 maturation endopeptidase HyCI; the encoded protein is MRSLKTTLKNKLQGAERVAVLGVGSDLRADDAVGLLVAGELKKACVESDNRARLKVFLGNTAPENLTGEIKKFCPTHIIIVDAADGQKEPGAVTLIDPGETGGISFCTHQLPPKIIADYLVKSLRCKVIIIGIQPKALDFGASPSKEVIKSAKDIAAMIKGIIKGEN
- a CDS encoding 4Fe-4S binding protein, whose product is MLKEVLNHIMKKPATNLYPAQKLQMPPGFRGKLKFYPERCIGCKLCMRDCPTQAITINKLEDNKFEAVIELDRCIYCGQCVDSCPKKALESTKDVELTQLDAHKLRVVFRAQPENNSKK
- a CDS encoding NADH-quinone oxidoreductase subunit H, whose amino-acid sequence is MIQALFAILIFPGLCFLVLFGLAAEFIDRKLHARLQNRVGPPWFQTCADFLKLLGKEELIPCEANSRMFSLAPLFALTAAVTAFFYIPLWKTEPLFSFSGDIIVILYLLTLPTLAFFIGGWYSTSLFARVGSVRAITQLFAYEVPLFIGILSAALLSDSWSLSEMTIFYNQHPYYLLFNLIGFVVSLIALLGKLEKTPFDIPEAETEIVAGCLTEYSGKLLAFLRMALDIEMVVGSALLAAVFLPFGLMLNPFLGFTVFVIKIFFIIALLSLLRTIFARLRIDQMINFCWKIMVPIALLQLLANLVLKRILL
- a CDS encoding nickel-dependent hydrogenase large subunit, yielding MHNSNEFKIPLGPQHPALKEPESFSVALKGEKIMGVDIRLGYNHRGIEKACEERTYIQDMYLIERICGICSHSHSTCFIQAVEEIAGLEVPKRALYIRTLIAELERIHSHLLWLGVAGHEIGFDTLLMYAWRDREIVMDMLAELTGNRVNYGINTIGGVRRNITREQAEKVLGGIKTLEERTKYYIEVATEEVTIRKRLSGVGVLSYEDALRLDAVGPTARASNVNRDVRRDDHYAAYGDIRFEVVTDMHNDVYGRTIVRVKELMESYQIIRQVLQKMPDGPISIKAPRQIPAGEALSRYEAPRGEDVHYVKSNGTEKPERVKVRAPTLANIQAVKHMLADRYLADMPIVIAAIDPCFSCTDRLVTIEYPNKRKNEVISWQALHSYSIEWHRSRGIDFRALNKKFSERIKG
- a CDS encoding NADH-quinone oxidoreductase subunit C gives rise to the protein MSKEEDIRADLTSKFSYLEGKIIIPRPKRIFLELSPDNLAPVLSYAVEKLEFPHLCTITGLDEQDKLSFIYHLAQDRGILLNIKISVSRDNPVLKTITPYFPGAEIYERELVDLFGAKVVGLPEGNRYPLTDDWPAGQFPLRKDWKPDTQADKKESNHA
- a CDS encoding NADH-quinone oxidoreductase subunit B family protein, which translates into the protein MGMVKKAVNWARIKSPWILHFNTGACNACDIEIIAALTPRYDLERFGVQLKGTPRHADVLLCSGPVTKQIEERLVRIYEQMAEPKFVVAVGGCACSGGVFKGCYNVKAGINSTIPVSAYIPGCPVSPKAIIDGVVKLLASLDDGNKK
- a CDS encoding NADH-quinone oxidoreductase subunit K, with the protein product MSSEILRLFWSFGIFIIMLSIIGFYCVFLTYNLIRVLIGLELLIKAATLLLIVVGYINGHEALTQSLVITLIVIEAVVMTVAVGIVLGIRSRHNSLDVRNIREIKG